In one window of Paraflavitalea soli DNA:
- a CDS encoding Crp/Fnr family transcriptional regulator, producing the protein MKRTQTAADVNFREHNGDDLFKHHFKGRLSSVYRKKQLIYTEGHHPATLFYIQKGMVKTFKTNEEGKELVLALYSKGDYLGYTALLQEAPYEEAAEAIEESIITMIPGKEFEDQLYNHRDIMKQFLKLMARQMAVNEQRLLGLAYGSVRKKVAEALLMLHFKCRKSSGLSSPMDISRENLASIAGTATESLIRTLSDFKSEKLIDVVEGRILLMNELKLGRLIN; encoded by the coding sequence ATGAAAAGAACACAAACAGCAGCAGACGTTAATTTCCGTGAGCACAACGGAGATGATCTTTTTAAGCACCATTTCAAGGGGCGGCTCAGTTCGGTGTACCGGAAAAAACAACTCATTTACACAGAAGGGCATCATCCCGCTACTTTGTTTTACATTCAAAAAGGCATGGTGAAGACCTTTAAAACCAATGAAGAAGGTAAAGAATTGGTCCTTGCGCTGTATTCAAAAGGTGATTACCTGGGGTATACAGCCTTATTGCAGGAAGCTCCTTATGAGGAAGCTGCTGAAGCCATCGAGGAGAGCATCATCACGATGATACCCGGTAAGGAGTTTGAAGACCAGCTTTATAATCACCGTGATATTATGAAGCAATTCCTGAAGCTGATGGCCCGGCAAATGGCTGTTAATGAGCAAAGGCTGCTTGGACTGGCTTATGGCTCCGTTCGCAAAAAGGTAGCAGAAGCCCTCCTTATGCTGCATTTTAAATGCAGGAAGTCCAGCGGTCTTTCATCGCCCATGGATATCAGTCGTGAAAACCTGGCTTCCATAGCGGGTACAGCCACGGAGTCGCTCATCCGCACGCTGAGTGATTTCAAATCTGAAAAGCTGATCGATGTTGTGGAGGGAAGAATCCTGCTCATGAATGAACTTAAACTGGGAAGGCTGATCAATTAA